The Babylonia areolata isolate BAREFJ2019XMU chromosome 22, ASM4173473v1, whole genome shotgun sequence genome contains a region encoding:
- the LOC143296878 gene encoding sodium- and chloride-dependent neutral and basic amino acid transporter B(0+)-like isoform X1, which yields MAADPTDLKMKVDHLQDTVDQLSAKVDSYHISLFNIVSKKKKNKKESGDENEERGNWGSKLDFLLSCLGYAVGLGNVWRFPFLAYDNGGGAFFIPYVIMLLLVGMPIFFLELSLGQFSSSGPATCWRFAPIFTGIGAGMVIVSALVCIYYNMIIGWGVYYLFASFTSDLPWETCKPEWASPTCRDFLPLMDKINCTDTYGWDASVDGACYNSTAGKMTALWNATLAKLEGIKRTLPTEDYLRNDVLGIGKPGAGLDNMGPVKWELVLCYLAGWIFVCLTLSKGVKSSGKVVYVTATFPYLVLIILLIRGVLLDGYYKGIDFYISPDLSILKNAKVWKEAANQIFFSLSASWGGLIALSSYNKFHNDVFRDAVLVSVGNCLTSVFAGFVIFSYLGFLATELNEPVGDVASGGTTLAFVVYPFAVTKMPVSTLWAILFFIMLITLGVDSQFVLVETVTTSFMDVFPKTRKFKFCVVMGFCFVFFLLGLTLTTEGGLDMLDLMDAYAGGWNVLIIAICECIAIAWVYGVKRFLMDIETMIGVKVCGCLPWIVFKYWWALCWTFVTPALVVFVTLFSWVDYQRVDKLPKWADALGWLMTLSVIFAIIITAIVKIVMAPGSFREKIRAVVNPTRDWGPALPKHRALVTKYVPDLVVDPHEDTDGNASPNSYQIPSYIDTTGIDNMGYESHKL from the exons ggTGACGAGAACGAGGAGAGAGGGAACTGGGGCAGCAAGCTGGACTTCCTGCTGTCCTGTCTGGGCTATGCCGTGGGCCTGGGTAACGTGTGGAGGTTCCCTTTCCTCGCGTACGACaatggaggag GGGCGTTCTTCATCCCCTACGTGATCATGCTGCTGCTGGTGGGCATGCCCATCTTCTTTCTGGAGCTGTCCCTGGGCCAGTTCTCCTCCTCAGGGCCGGCCACCTGCTGGAGATTCGCTCCCATCTTCACTG GTATCGGCGCAGGTATGGTGATCGTGTCTGCCTTGGTGTGCATCTACTACAACATGATCATTGGCTGGGGCGTGTACTACCTCTTCGCTTCCTTCACCTCGGACCTCCCGTGGGAGACTTGTAAACCGGAATGGGCGTCTCCCA cctgTCGAGACTTTCTGCCTCTCATGGACAAGATCAACTGTACCGACACATACGGTTGGGATGCCAGCGTTGACGGCGCATGCTACAACAGCACCGCCGGAAAAATGACAGCCCTGTGGAACGCTACCCTGGCCAAGTTAGAGGGTATCAAACGTACTCTTCCCACGGAGGACTATCtaag GAACGACGTGCTAGGCATCGGCAAACCGGGTGCGGGATTGGATAACATGGGGCCCGTGAAGTGGGAGCTGGTGCTGTGCTACCTGGCCGGCTGGATCTTCGTCTGCCTCACCTTGTCCAAGGGGGTCAAGTCTTCTGGCAAG GTGGTGTACGTGACTGCCACCTTCCCCTACCTCGTGCTCATCATTCTGCTGATCCGTGGGGTCCTCCTGGATGGCTATTACAAGGGCATCGACTTCTACATCAGTCCCGACCTCAGCATCCTCAAGAATGCCAAG GTGTGGAAGGAGGCAGCCAATCagatcttcttctccttgtcgGCGTCCTGGGGAGGGCTCATCGCCTTGTCCAGTTATAATAAGTTCCACAATGATGTgttcag GGATGCAGTGCTGGTGTCTGTGGGAAACTGCCTGACGAGCGTGTTCGCAGGATTTGTTATCTTCTCTTACCTCGGCTTCCTGGCCACTGAACTGAACGAGCCGGTGGGCGACGTGGCCAGCGGAG GCACCACTTTGGCGTTCGTGGTGTACCCGTTTGCTGTGACGAAGATGCCCGTGTCGACGCTGTGGGCCATCCTGTTCTTCATCATGTTGATCACCCTGGGTGTGGACAGTCAG TTCGTGCTGGTGGAGACAGTGACCACATCCTTTATGGACGTGTTTCCCAAGACACGCAAGTTCAAGTTCTGTGTCGTCATGGGTTTCTGCTTTGTCTTTTTCTTGCTCGGTCTGACTCTTACCACGGAG GGGGGGCTGGACATGCTGGATCTGATGGACGCCTATGCTGGGGGCTGGAACGTGCTGATCATCGCCATCTGCGAGTGCATCGCTATCGCCTGGGTGTATG gtgtgaaGCGATTCCTGATGGACATTGAGACGATGATCGGGGTGAAGGTGTGCGGCTGTCTGCCCTGGATCGTCTTCAAGTACTGGTGGGCCCTCTGCTGGACCTTCGTCACGCCAGCTCTCGTGGTG ttTGTCACCTTGTTCTCGTGGGTGGACTACCAGCGGGTGGACAAGCTGCCCAAGTGGGCCGACGCCCTGGGCTGGCTGATGACCCTCTCCGTCATCTTCGCCATTATCATCACCGCCATCGTCAAGATCGTCATGGCCCCGGGATCCTTTCGTGAA aaaaTCCGGGCTGTGGTCAACCCCACCCGTGACTGGGGACCAGCCTTGCCCAAACACCGGGCGCTGGTCACCAAGTATGTGCCCGACCTTGTTGTCGATCCACACGAAGACACTGACGGAAATGCATCCCCCAACAGTTACCAG
- the LOC143296878 gene encoding sodium- and chloride-dependent neutral and basic amino acid transporter B(0+)-like isoform X2, which translates to MWFRESGDENEERGNWGSKLDFLLSCLGYAVGLGNVWRFPFLAYDNGGGAFFIPYVIMLLLVGMPIFFLELSLGQFSSSGPATCWRFAPIFTGIGAGMVIVSALVCIYYNMIIGWGVYYLFASFTSDLPWETCKPEWASPTCRDFLPLMDKINCTDTYGWDASVDGACYNSTAGKMTALWNATLAKLEGIKRTLPTEDYLRNDVLGIGKPGAGLDNMGPVKWELVLCYLAGWIFVCLTLSKGVKSSGKVVYVTATFPYLVLIILLIRGVLLDGYYKGIDFYISPDLSILKNAKVWKEAANQIFFSLSASWGGLIALSSYNKFHNDVFRDAVLVSVGNCLTSVFAGFVIFSYLGFLATELNEPVGDVASGGTTLAFVVYPFAVTKMPVSTLWAILFFIMLITLGVDSQFVLVETVTTSFMDVFPKTRKFKFCVVMGFCFVFFLLGLTLTTEGGLDMLDLMDAYAGGWNVLIIAICECIAIAWVYGVKRFLMDIETMIGVKVCGCLPWIVFKYWWALCWTFVTPALVVFVTLFSWVDYQRVDKLPKWADALGWLMTLSVIFAIIITAIVKIVMAPGSFREKIRAVVNPTRDWGPALPKHRALVTKYVPDLVVDPHEDTDGNASPNSYQIPSYIDTTGIDNMGYESHKL; encoded by the exons ggTGACGAGAACGAGGAGAGAGGGAACTGGGGCAGCAAGCTGGACTTCCTGCTGTCCTGTCTGGGCTATGCCGTGGGCCTGGGTAACGTGTGGAGGTTCCCTTTCCTCGCGTACGACaatggaggag GGGCGTTCTTCATCCCCTACGTGATCATGCTGCTGCTGGTGGGCATGCCCATCTTCTTTCTGGAGCTGTCCCTGGGCCAGTTCTCCTCCTCAGGGCCGGCCACCTGCTGGAGATTCGCTCCCATCTTCACTG GTATCGGCGCAGGTATGGTGATCGTGTCTGCCTTGGTGTGCATCTACTACAACATGATCATTGGCTGGGGCGTGTACTACCTCTTCGCTTCCTTCACCTCGGACCTCCCGTGGGAGACTTGTAAACCGGAATGGGCGTCTCCCA cctgTCGAGACTTTCTGCCTCTCATGGACAAGATCAACTGTACCGACACATACGGTTGGGATGCCAGCGTTGACGGCGCATGCTACAACAGCACCGCCGGAAAAATGACAGCCCTGTGGAACGCTACCCTGGCCAAGTTAGAGGGTATCAAACGTACTCTTCCCACGGAGGACTATCtaag GAACGACGTGCTAGGCATCGGCAAACCGGGTGCGGGATTGGATAACATGGGGCCCGTGAAGTGGGAGCTGGTGCTGTGCTACCTGGCCGGCTGGATCTTCGTCTGCCTCACCTTGTCCAAGGGGGTCAAGTCTTCTGGCAAG GTGGTGTACGTGACTGCCACCTTCCCCTACCTCGTGCTCATCATTCTGCTGATCCGTGGGGTCCTCCTGGATGGCTATTACAAGGGCATCGACTTCTACATCAGTCCCGACCTCAGCATCCTCAAGAATGCCAAG GTGTGGAAGGAGGCAGCCAATCagatcttcttctccttgtcgGCGTCCTGGGGAGGGCTCATCGCCTTGTCCAGTTATAATAAGTTCCACAATGATGTgttcag GGATGCAGTGCTGGTGTCTGTGGGAAACTGCCTGACGAGCGTGTTCGCAGGATTTGTTATCTTCTCTTACCTCGGCTTCCTGGCCACTGAACTGAACGAGCCGGTGGGCGACGTGGCCAGCGGAG GCACCACTTTGGCGTTCGTGGTGTACCCGTTTGCTGTGACGAAGATGCCCGTGTCGACGCTGTGGGCCATCCTGTTCTTCATCATGTTGATCACCCTGGGTGTGGACAGTCAG TTCGTGCTGGTGGAGACAGTGACCACATCCTTTATGGACGTGTTTCCCAAGACACGCAAGTTCAAGTTCTGTGTCGTCATGGGTTTCTGCTTTGTCTTTTTCTTGCTCGGTCTGACTCTTACCACGGAG GGGGGGCTGGACATGCTGGATCTGATGGACGCCTATGCTGGGGGCTGGAACGTGCTGATCATCGCCATCTGCGAGTGCATCGCTATCGCCTGGGTGTATG gtgtgaaGCGATTCCTGATGGACATTGAGACGATGATCGGGGTGAAGGTGTGCGGCTGTCTGCCCTGGATCGTCTTCAAGTACTGGTGGGCCCTCTGCTGGACCTTCGTCACGCCAGCTCTCGTGGTG ttTGTCACCTTGTTCTCGTGGGTGGACTACCAGCGGGTGGACAAGCTGCCCAAGTGGGCCGACGCCCTGGGCTGGCTGATGACCCTCTCCGTCATCTTCGCCATTATCATCACCGCCATCGTCAAGATCGTCATGGCCCCGGGATCCTTTCGTGAA aaaaTCCGGGCTGTGGTCAACCCCACCCGTGACTGGGGACCAGCCTTGCCCAAACACCGGGCGCTGGTCACCAAGTATGTGCCCGACCTTGTTGTCGATCCACACGAAGACACTGACGGAAATGCATCCCCCAACAGTTACCAG